Genomic segment of Streptomyces sp. NBC_01210:
CCTTTTCCGTGCGGCCCGTTACGAGGAGGCCTGCGTCGCCTACACACTGTCCCTGCGCGAATTCCGCGATATGAACGAGCCCCGCGGAACGGCGCTGTCCCGCCTCGGCCTCATCAAGTCCCGCTCCCGCCACGGCCGTGCACCGGACACGACGCTTGCGGAACTTGCGGAGCTGGAGGGCGAGTTCAAGCGGATCGGGCTGCGGCACGCCCGGCAGACGGTCATCGCCTTCCGGGACGAGCTTGCGGGGGTTCACCGGGTTGCTCAAGGAACCCGGCCCTCGTAGTCGCGGCGCGAGTGCCGCCTCCGCTTTGAGCCATCAACTGATGTCGAAGAGTGGGCCCGTGAGGGTGAGTCCCAGATCGTGGCCCACATAGGAGAAGAACGCGAGAAGCATCAGCGCCGCACCGGCCAGTGACAGATCCTTGAAAAAGTTGACCATCTCCATTGTTTTGGACTCTTCGGCGGTCTCCTTCCAGAAGGAGTGCATCAGAAGCGCGGTCGGGACCAGAAAGACGACCAGGAGCAGTGCGCCGAGGTCCGCCCAGACCCCGAATGCCACCATCAGTCCGCCGGCGAGGAGGAGGAACCCGCTGGCCGGGACCGCCACCGCGGGGGCGGGGACACCCCGGGCGCCGGCGTAGCCCGCCATGGCCTTCGCTTTGGTGAGGTGGCCGACCGCCGAGTTGAGGAACAGTACGCAGAAGAGAATGCGACCGATGAGCACGAGGACGTCCACGGTCACCTCCGGCGTCGTAGGTAATTGAACGCAAAATCTTCTCTCCGTAATTCTACGCCTCGGAGATGAGATCCCTTCGGGCGGACGCACACCGCACGGGGCGGGCCCTGAACCCGGTCAGGGCTGCGATCCGGCGGATCCGGAGGCTTCCAGGAGTTCGAGGAATCGGCGGCCGAAAAGGTATGCGTCCCCCGGCCAACGGGCCGAGAGGTAGTTGCGGTCCTGCACGACGTACGCGTGTGAGTCGTCGGTCGCGGTTCCGCGTGCAGTGAGCACCCTGGGCCCACGCTCGAACAGGGTGCCCGGATCGTTCAGCGCGGCCTTGACCTCGTCCTCGACATAGGCCGGATAGGTGCGGTAGTAGCGGCCGAGGCGCCACGCGGTGGTGAGATAGGCCGAGCGTTCCATGTACTTCGGCAGGCAGGTCGTACGACGGTCCGCCAGCACGCTGCGGCCGCCGATGCCCGCACGCGACCGCGCCAGGACCAGCACGCCGTGGCAGATCGCGCCGACCGGCCGGTCCAGCGCCCAGAACCTGCCAACCTGCTGGTGCAGCACCTCCGAGCCCAGGTACTGCCGCATCCCCTGCGCGTGGCCGCCCGGCAGGATCAGCCCGTCGAACTCGGCCACCTTCATATCCGCCCACCCCACGGTCGCGGCGAATTCCCGGGACCGGGTGAGCTCGTCGTAGAAGTCCCTGGGTTCCTTCTCGGCGCCGAGTTGCCCGAAGAGCACGCCGGTCAGCAACAGCGGATCCGCGGCGGGGTTTGTTCCCGCGCGCTCGGTGGCGAAGACGACCTGGTGCCCGGCGGCGGTGAGAATCCGCCAGGGCACGGCCACCTCGGTGACGTCGAAATCGCGGTCGGGAACCGGCATCAGTACACGCATCCGAGCATCATGGCAGGGGCTTCGCTCAGCGTCCCGGAATGTCCCGGCGGCAGTGGCCGATCCCAGCCGGCCGACCCGAGGCACCGGCGCCGCAAGCGGCTCTCAGATCACCTTCGAGCGGACCAGGACACCGAGTACGAGGGCACCGGGAAGCAGCGGCAGCCACACCGTGATGATCCGGTACCCGAGAACCACAGAGGTGGCCACGGCGACCGAAACCCCGGCCATGACCAGCGCTATGACGAGTGCCGCGTCCACCGAGCCAATGCCACCGGGTGTCGGGATGACAGCGGCCAGCGTGCTCCCGGCCAGATAGGCGAGCCCGACATGGGCGGCCGGAATGGACACGTCCAGCGCCATCGCCACGGCGACCAGTCCCGCAGCCTGCAGGGTCGGATAGGCCACGGCGCCACCCCACAGAGCCAGCACACGCGCAGGCCTGGTGTGCACGGAGCGCGCGTCCCGCAGCGCGGTGTCGACGAACGCGCGGATGGCTCTGCGCAGTGGCCGTACCGCCACCAGCACGACCGCTACCACGCACACCAGAGATCCCGCCACCACCAGCACCG
This window contains:
- a CDS encoding DoxX family protein, with protein sequence MTVDVLVLIGRILFCVLFLNSAVGHLTKAKAMAGYAGARGVPAPAVAVPASGFLLLAGGLMVAFGVWADLGALLLVVFLVPTALLMHSFWKETAEESKTMEMVNFFKDLSLAGAALMLLAFFSYVGHDLGLTLTGPLFDIS
- a CDS encoding type 1 glutamine amidotransferase domain-containing protein, producing MRVLMPVPDRDFDVTEVAVPWRILTAAGHQVVFATERAGTNPAADPLLLTGVLFGQLGAEKEPRDFYDELTRSREFAATVGWADMKVAEFDGLILPGGHAQGMRQYLGSEVLHQQVGRFWALDRPVGAICHGVLVLARSRAGIGGRSVLADRRTTCLPKYMERSAYLTTAWRLGRYYRTYPAYVEDEVKAALNDPGTLFERGPRVLTARGTATDDSHAYVVQDRNYLSARWPGDAYLFGRRFLELLEASGSAGSQP